One genomic window of Vibrio rhizosphaerae includes the following:
- a CDS encoding aminodeoxychorismate/anthranilate synthase component II produces MLLIIDNYDSFTYNLYQYFCELGVEVNVVRNDQIDIAGITSLNPSHLVISPGPCTPNEAGISLDVVKHFAGQLPLLGVCLGHQAIAQAFGAKVVRAKQVMHGKVSSICHSGQGLFHGLNHPLTVTRYHSLVVERQSLPDCFDITAWTETDEGAVDEIMGYQHRTLPIDAVQFHPESIKTEQGHALLANFLRR; encoded by the coding sequence ATGTTACTCATTATTGATAATTATGATTCGTTTACTTATAACCTGTATCAGTATTTCTGTGAGCTGGGGGTGGAAGTCAACGTCGTTCGTAATGACCAGATTGATATTGCCGGAATTACCTCACTGAATCCTTCTCATCTGGTGATTTCTCCGGGACCCTGTACGCCCAATGAAGCAGGGATCTCCCTTGATGTCGTCAAGCATTTCGCTGGTCAGCTTCCTTTGTTGGGGGTTTGTCTCGGTCATCAGGCAATTGCACAGGCTTTTGGGGCAAAGGTTGTTCGCGCCAAACAAGTGATGCACGGTAAAGTTTCATCGATTTGCCACAGTGGTCAGGGACTATTTCATGGTTTAAATCATCCGTTAACGGTCACTCGCTATCACTCTTTGGTTGTTGAGCGGCAGAGCTTACCGGACTGTTTTGACATCACCGCCTGGACTGAAACGGATGAAGGCGCTGTCGATGAGATCATGGGATACCAGCATCGGACTTTGCCTATTGATGCGGTGCAGTTTCATCCGGAATCGATAAAAACTGAACAAGGGCATGCGTTGCTGGCGAACTTCTTACGCCGTTGA